The Lemur catta isolate mLemCat1 chromosome X, mLemCat1.pri, whole genome shotgun sequence genome has a window encoding:
- the LOC123628659 gene encoding ferritin heavy chain-like: protein MAAISQVRHNYHPDCEAAVNSHINLELRASYAHLSVAFYFDRDDVAVKHFSRYFLHLSHKKREHAEKLMGLQNRRGGRICLGDIRKPHEDDWEGALQAMTCAFHLEKIINQSLLELHELASHRGDVQLCRFLESHCLPEPVKTMEELGGYLTNLRNMGAPDAGLAERLFDKLTLGGGGSGDGKEN, encoded by the coding sequence ATGGCCGCCATCTCTCAGGTGCGCCACAACTACCACCCCGACTGTGAGGCCGCCGTCAACAGCCACATCAACCTGGAGCTCCGCGCCTCCTACGCCCACCTCTCCGTGGCCTTCTACTTCGACCGCGACGACGTGGCCGTGAAGCACTTCTCCCGCTACTTCCTGCACCTGTCGCACAAGAAGAGGGAGCACGCCGAGAAGCTGATGGGCCTGCAGAACCGGCGCGGTGGCCGCATCTGCCTTGGCGACATCAGGAAGCCCCACGAGGATGACTGGGAGGGCGCCCTGCAGGCCATGACGTGCGCCTTCCACCTGGAGAAGATCATCAACCAGAGCCTCCTGGAGCTGCACGAGCTGGCCAGCCACAGGGGCGACGTGCAGCTCTGCCGCTTCCTGGAGAGCCACTGCCTGCCGGAGCCCGTCAAGACCATGGAGGAGCTGGGTGGCTACCTCACCAACCTGCGCAACATGGGGGCCCCAGACGCCGGCCTGGCGGAGCGCCTCTttgacaagctcaccctgggcggTGGCGGCAGCGGCGATGGCAAGGAGAACTGA